The following are encoded together in the Humulus lupulus chromosome 5, drHumLupu1.1, whole genome shotgun sequence genome:
- the LOC133780278 gene encoding ABC transporter G family member 39-like codes for MTLLLGPPGSGKSTLLLAVAGRLDSNLKKSGKITYNGHEADEFCVQRTSAYVGQTDNRIAELTVTETLDFVARCQGASARICRFGSVRKGEEHSSKSGDRCIYEGSICWWEKAEHVNRLCDENARHRRTYALRCLLVVTCLEAYQVDREKELLQEKCYLWMKSLPGGTVFFTFSGHAS; via the exons ATGACCTTGCTCTTGGGACCTCCTGGCTCAGGCAAATCTACTTTGCTTTTAGCTGTTGCAGGGAGACTTGACAGCAACTTAAAG AAAAGTGGAAAAATAACATACAACGGCCATGAAGCTGACGAATTCTGTGTACAAAGGACTTCTGCCTATGTTGGTCAAACAGATAACCGCATAGCAGAACTAACTGTCACAGAAACTCTGGACTTTGTGGCTAGGTGCCAAGGTGCAAGTGCCAGGATTTGCAG ATTTGGCTCGGTTAGAAAAGGAGAGGAACATTCGTCCAAGTCCGGAGATAGATGCATTTATGAAG GCAGCATCTGTTGGTGGGAGAAAGCAGAGCATGTCAACAGATTATGTGATGAAAATGCTAGGCATCGACGTACGTATGCTCTGAGATGCTTGTTGGTAGTGACATGCTTAGAGGCATATCAGGTGGACAGAGAAAAAGAGTTACTACAG GAGAAGTGCTATTTATGGATGAAATCTCTACCAGGAGGCACCGTTTTCTTTACATTTTCAGGACATGCCAG TTAA